The window GTTAACGAAGCTCGTCCCATGGCACCCAAAGGCGAACGCCGTGGTGGATTCGGTGGTGGCGGCGGCGGTGGCCGTGGTGGATTTGGCGGCGGTGGTGGTGGCGGTGGCCGCGGTGGATTTGGTGGTGGTGGAAAACGTGACGGCGGTGGAAGAGATCGCTGGTAGTTTAAAACTAAAAATAAAATCCTAAAAATCAAAAGCCCCTCGATCATATCGAGGGGCTTTTTTTTATTCCTTCAAAAACTCTTGTATCAGCTCTGCCAATTTCTCTGGCTGCTCATGATGCATCATGTGGCTGCAATTATTTAAAGTAACTCTCTCAGAGGTTTTTGGAAATTGGTCCAACCTTTCCTCGAGTGCCTTTGCAAAATCAGCAGATTTCATCCATAAATTGGCCTCCGTCTGATCTCCCGTCACCAAAAGACATTTGGCCTGAATATTATTCCAGAACGCGTATAAAATTTCCCGATTAAAAAGATAAGGCTCGGCTAATTTGTGCAAAGGGTCCGCCGACATTTTATAGCCCCCGGCTACCCTCCTCACTAAATGCCTGGCCAAAAAAAGGGATTTTTCTTTGCTTAAACGAGGGTTGTTTTTTTGCAAGCGAACAGCAAAGTCGGCATGAGTTTTAAAAACTCGAAATTGGGGATGAGCAGAAAGAGAAGTTAACCACTCCTGAAGTTTTTGAGGGCCTAATTCCGGTGGATTTGCTCGGAAGGTAAAACCTTCCAAATTAATAAAACGCTTAACCCGATTTGGAAAGGCACCCGCAAAGATAGAAGCAACAGCCCCTCCAAATGAATGACCCAACAGGTTCAACGGCTTTTTTGGGGAATAAGTGTCGAATAAGGCCTTAAGATCGGCCACATACTCATAAAAAAAATAACCGAGTTTATTCTTACTCCAGTCACTTTTTCCGTAGCCCCTGAAATCGAGACCAATACAGTGAAAATCTTTTTTCAAGTGCTCGCACAAAAAATGAAAACTCACGGCACTGTCAAGCCAA is drawn from Deltaproteobacteria bacterium and contains these coding sequences:
- a CDS encoding alpha/beta hydrolase codes for the protein MTFKTQKILLNGVRQQVYFWGSPRKPRLFLFHGWLDSAVSFHFLCEHLKKDFHCIGLDFRGYGKSDWSKNKLGYFFYEYVADLKALFDTYSPKKPLNLLGHSFGGAVASIFAGAFPNRVKRFINLEGFTFRANPPELGPQKLQEWLTSLSAHPQFRVFKTHADFAVRLQKNNPRLSKEKSLFLARHLVRRVAGGYKMSADPLHKLAEPYLFNREILYAFWNNIQAKCLLVTGDQTEANLWMKSADFAKALEERLDQFPKTSERVTLNNCSHMMHHEQPEKLAELIQEFLKE